Proteins from a single region of Siphonobacter curvatus:
- a CDS encoding SusC/RagA family TonB-linked outer membrane protein, protein MKQLLLFIFLFTTSLAAWAQTGSLTGTVKDDKGAAVPGASVVVKGTTTGTTTDVDGKFRLSLNQANPTLVISAIGYLRQEVSIANQSEITITLQEDAKALTEVVVTGFGVKQEARKLSYAAQEVKGTDLERANSANLVNALQGKVAGVQIDQGSGGPMSSSRIRIRGNASLNPNTQPLFVIDGVLVRPTTTGADSWGASQDFGNIMKNFNADNVESMSVLKGAAASALYGSDALNGVVIITTKQGRQQKGLGVNFNHTTSLETAYRFVDVQNEYGAGISPNFAKGADGVDQVVNNSSSWPYSFGPKLDGRMVRDLDGRMVPWVANNPLDFFQTGKFINNNLSVEGANDRGSFRVSYSNLYNTTIMPAGAEMKRNNFNVRATQKLGKLFNLDVSADYTINDNLNPIRQGGTFNPVFRFVYGRPRSFDIDYWVNNYESPTGGRKINAADPYNISPFLWQTFHYNTSRNERIFRGNIDLNMNFTPWLTGLLRANIQNELYATENKYEGDNAGFNGEYSQYSLANNQSRIQGVVTLNRDLSSSVHLNLSAGGETNRFLGGRDYRISTNGGLRVPGQFALTNSVDPVVADINRRLTPSSRKDAIYTYGDVSFKDQLFVNFTARQEFSSTLKYADGTGEKGYFYPSLGASWDFTQSFKSLASTLSFGKLRASYGFTGGDFEPWKLNRDGFYSAGSIFTGVNAQGERYQIQRYGFSDNILPNRNIKNRLAREWELGADVRFFNNRLSLDVAVYNKLTTNEIFTLPVAQESGATSRVVNAGRILNRGVEFILSGTPIKGNNFQWTTSFNFSRNRNKILELADGIDTYELSLAFGNDVRSVAKAGGDYGTIVSAYAYARDPQGRKLIGAASGTTGGYLTYLRSTAAGQGSKELGTMMENFLLSNVNNFRYKNFSATLQLDSKIGGVMASSTHAYGSAFGSFKNSLFGRDAEHGGIAFTDNQGVQRNDGIIPEGVLAAGVKATIDGTQVDLGGMTYQEAVEKGYLKPIPAYAYYDNLSNWGSGIREYSVFENSWVAVREASIGYDVPSSLLNRIKVQSLRVSIVGRNLGYLYRTAKDGINPQGLLSNRAGEFAEYGGLPFSRNIGVSVNVGL, encoded by the coding sequence ATGAAACAATTACTACTCTTCATTTTCCTGTTTACAACCAGCCTGGCGGCATGGGCTCAGACAGGAAGTTTGACCGGTACCGTCAAAGATGACAAAGGTGCTGCCGTTCCGGGTGCCTCCGTGGTAGTCAAAGGAACCACGACTGGTACGACCACCGACGTAGATGGTAAATTCCGTCTAAGCCTGAACCAGGCCAATCCTACGCTCGTCATTTCGGCGATCGGATATTTGCGTCAGGAAGTGTCTATTGCCAACCAATCTGAAATTACCATTACCCTTCAGGAAGACGCGAAAGCCCTGACGGAAGTTGTGGTAACCGGCTTCGGGGTAAAGCAGGAAGCTCGTAAACTTTCCTACGCTGCTCAGGAAGTAAAAGGTACGGATCTGGAACGTGCTAACTCGGCTAACCTAGTGAATGCTTTACAGGGTAAAGTGGCCGGGGTACAAATCGATCAGGGTTCCGGTGGACCGATGTCCTCTTCCCGTATCCGGATTCGGGGTAATGCTTCGCTTAACCCGAATACCCAGCCTTTGTTCGTAATTGATGGAGTCTTAGTGCGTCCGACTACGACGGGAGCCGATTCTTGGGGAGCCTCTCAGGATTTCGGTAACATTATGAAAAACTTCAACGCCGACAACGTAGAGTCTATGTCGGTTCTAAAAGGGGCTGCGGCCAGTGCCTTATACGGTTCGGATGCTTTAAATGGCGTGGTGATTATCACGACTAAACAAGGTCGCCAACAAAAAGGTCTTGGTGTAAACTTTAACCATACGACTTCTCTTGAAACTGCCTACCGTTTCGTAGACGTGCAGAACGAATACGGTGCTGGCATCTCTCCTAATTTTGCTAAAGGAGCAGATGGCGTAGACCAAGTTGTCAATAACAGCAGTAGCTGGCCGTATTCTTTCGGTCCGAAATTGGATGGCCGTATGGTACGTGACCTGGATGGTCGTATGGTTCCCTGGGTAGCCAATAACCCGCTTGACTTTTTCCAGACGGGTAAATTTATCAATAACAACTTGTCCGTAGAAGGAGCAAATGATCGGGGTTCATTCCGGGTTTCGTATTCTAATTTGTACAATACGACGATCATGCCAGCCGGTGCTGAAATGAAGCGGAATAACTTCAACGTTCGGGCTACGCAGAAATTAGGTAAATTGTTCAATCTGGACGTTTCGGCGGATTATACCATCAACGATAACTTAAATCCCATTCGTCAGGGCGGTACATTCAACCCCGTATTCCGTTTCGTGTATGGTCGTCCGCGGAGTTTTGATATTGACTACTGGGTAAACAACTACGAATCTCCAACGGGTGGCCGTAAAATCAACGCCGCTGATCCGTATAACATTTCTCCGTTCCTTTGGCAAACGTTCCACTATAATACCAGTCGTAATGAGCGTATTTTCCGTGGTAATATCGATTTGAATATGAATTTTACGCCATGGCTGACGGGTCTATTACGGGCGAACATTCAGAACGAATTATATGCTACTGAAAATAAATACGAGGGAGATAACGCTGGCTTTAATGGAGAATACTCGCAATACTCACTGGCCAATAATCAATCCCGCATCCAAGGAGTAGTTACCTTAAATCGTGATCTTAGCTCAAGCGTACACCTGAACTTATCAGCAGGGGGTGAAACCAACCGCTTCCTCGGCGGCCGGGATTACCGAATCAGTACGAATGGTGGCCTTCGGGTACCAGGTCAATTTGCCTTAACTAACTCCGTTGACCCTGTAGTAGCCGACATTAACCGTCGTTTGACGCCATCTAGCCGTAAAGATGCTATTTATACGTACGGCGATGTATCATTCAAAGACCAATTATTTGTAAACTTCACGGCACGTCAGGAATTTTCATCAACGCTAAAATACGCAGATGGAACGGGTGAGAAAGGGTACTTCTATCCTTCCCTGGGAGCATCTTGGGATTTCACGCAGAGCTTTAAAAGCCTGGCTAGTACGCTTTCATTTGGTAAACTTCGGGCCAGTTATGGTTTTACAGGGGGTGATTTTGAGCCCTGGAAGCTCAACCGGGACGGTTTCTATTCAGCCGGTTCCATCTTTACAGGTGTGAATGCACAAGGTGAAAGATATCAGATTCAGCGGTACGGATTTAGCGATAACATTTTACCGAATCGGAATATTAAAAACCGTTTAGCTCGGGAATGGGAATTAGGAGCTGATGTACGCTTTTTCAACAATCGTTTAAGTCTGGATGTTGCCGTTTATAATAAGCTGACTACCAATGAAATCTTCACACTACCCGTTGCTCAGGAATCAGGAGCTACTTCGCGAGTGGTAAATGCGGGTCGAATTCTAAACCGTGGGGTTGAATTTATTTTGAGTGGTACTCCCATCAAAGGCAATAATTTCCAGTGGACGACTTCGTTTAACTTTAGCCGTAACCGGAATAAAATCCTTGAACTGGCCGATGGTATTGATACCTATGAGTTGAGCCTTGCTTTTGGTAACGACGTCCGTTCGGTAGCTAAAGCTGGGGGTGACTATGGAACTATTGTTTCTGCTTACGCTTATGCTCGGGATCCACAGGGACGTAAATTGATCGGTGCTGCCAGTGGAACTACTGGAGGGTACCTTACCTACTTGCGTAGTACTGCTGCCGGTCAGGGATCGAAAGAGTTAGGGACTATGATGGAGAACTTCCTATTAAGCAACGTCAATAACTTCCGGTACAAAAACTTCTCAGCTACGCTTCAGCTGGATTCCAAAATTGGGGGTGTGATGGCGTCATCTACCCATGCGTACGGCTCTGCTTTCGGTAGCTTTAAGAACAGCTTGTTTGGTCGTGATGCCGAACACGGCGGTATTGCTTTTACCGACAATCAAGGCGTACAACGTAATGATGGAATTATTCCCGAAGGCGTACTCGCTGCTGGCGTAAAAGCGACCATTGATGGAACCCAAGTAGATTTAGGTGGTATGACTTATCAGGAGGCTGTCGAAAAAGGCTATCTTAAACCAATTCCTGCATACGCTTACTATGATAACCTTTCTAACTGGGGTTCCGGTATTCGGGAATATTCCGTATTTGAAAACTCTTGGGTTGCTGTACGCGAAGCCTCCATCGGATACGATGTTCCGTCTTCATTGTTGAATCGAATCAAAGTTCAATCGCTGCGGGTGAGTATTGTAGGTCGTAACCTGGGCTACCTGTACCGAACCGCTAAAGATGGTATTAACCCGCAAGGTCTTTTGAGTAACCGGGCAGGCGAGTTTGCCGAATACGGTGGATTACCTTTCAGTCGTAATATCGGCGTATCGGTAAACGTAGGACTATAA
- a CDS encoding ROK family transcriptional regulator yields MFEEEVQDASVVVYKKKRRLQQALWLIYQQGVCTLSQLAKGVHTSVPSVTELVEQLIQENWIQTVGTVTGNNGRRPTAYSLNPDFHRVVVLDINTHGLSLLVIDTRHEVVFKHEAPVPLENSESYLETLKSFVMETFAIIPFPEGTVMAIGIAMPGLIDEQTGKNLTYPKLNITGVSFKEWIKHQFSLPVFLINDTKATVLGESRFGRGQGSRHMFSLNIDWGVGLGIVLNGEVFQGASGFAGELGHIQVEADGQRCYCGKIGCLDTITSAPSVVRRIQKLMKQNDAYPEQEIAGLTIDRVLELAHWQDPLVSQVMYDTGFQLGKGLATAITILNPEIIIIDGILAQAGELITKPIQEAIETYCMGAFLDKIRVEVTRLDGNAKWMGTHAYVMENILNLL; encoded by the coding sequence ATGTTTGAAGAAGAAGTTCAGGATGCCTCCGTCGTGGTTTATAAGAAGAAGCGACGGCTTCAGCAGGCCCTTTGGTTAATTTACCAGCAAGGGGTTTGTACGCTCTCGCAATTAGCTAAAGGGGTCCATACCAGTGTACCCTCCGTTACTGAATTAGTAGAACAATTAATCCAGGAAAACTGGATTCAAACCGTAGGAACCGTAACGGGTAATAATGGCCGGCGACCTACGGCGTATAGTCTGAACCCTGACTTTCATCGGGTGGTAGTACTTGACATCAATACGCATGGACTTAGTCTGCTGGTTATTGATACCAGACACGAAGTAGTATTCAAGCATGAGGCTCCTGTTCCGCTCGAAAATTCTGAAAGCTATTTAGAGACGCTGAAGTCTTTCGTGATGGAAACGTTTGCCATTATTCCTTTTCCGGAAGGAACGGTAATGGCTATTGGCATCGCAATGCCGGGCCTCATTGATGAACAAACGGGCAAGAATCTAACCTATCCCAAGCTTAACATCACGGGTGTATCATTCAAGGAATGGATTAAACATCAGTTTTCTCTTCCGGTGTTTCTGATTAATGATACGAAGGCTACCGTTCTGGGGGAAAGTCGTTTTGGAAGGGGGCAGGGGAGCCGGCATATGTTTTCACTGAACATCGACTGGGGAGTAGGTCTGGGTATTGTGCTAAACGGAGAAGTATTTCAGGGAGCTTCTGGCTTTGCCGGTGAGCTGGGGCATATCCAAGTGGAAGCGGACGGTCAACGTTGTTACTGTGGAAAAATTGGTTGCCTCGATACCATCACCTCGGCACCTTCGGTTGTGCGTAGAATTCAGAAGCTAATGAAGCAGAACGACGCGTATCCTGAACAGGAAATAGCAGGGTTAACGATTGATCGCGTACTGGAGCTGGCCCACTGGCAGGATCCCTTAGTGAGTCAGGTGATGTACGATACCGGCTTTCAATTGGGCAAAGGGCTGGCTACCGCCATTACCATTCTCAATCCCGAAATAATTATCATCGACGGCATTCTTGCTCAAGCGGGTGAGTTAATTACAAAGCCAATACAAGAAGCCATCGAAA